One segment of Aquimarina sp. BL5 DNA contains the following:
- a CDS encoding alpha/beta fold hydrolase, translating to MDILIDTNRLRLSDNPESFNPLLSTIIFLHDSLGCIELWRDFPKKISALINCNVLSYDRQGYGKSNSFSELKRNKNYLHKEADVLAKLIDQLSLKNVILFGHSDGGSIALLAASLYPKKIKGIITEGAHVFVEKETLQGIRNAKVAYETTNLKEKLARYHGEKTEDVFRMWTETWLSPSFEDWNIESYLPAIQCPSLIIQGENDEYGSMDQVSSIVQKTSGKSKSLIIPNVGHTPHKESTDIVLKKTKDFTLNL from the coding sequence TTGGATATTTTAATTGACACAAATAGATTACGGCTTTCTGACAATCCCGAATCATTTAATCCTTTACTTTCTACGATCATATTTTTGCACGATTCTCTCGGATGCATCGAGCTTTGGAGAGATTTCCCTAAAAAAATAAGTGCCCTTATTAATTGCAACGTACTTTCTTATGATCGCCAAGGCTATGGTAAATCAAATAGTTTTTCTGAATTAAAAAGAAACAAAAACTATCTTCATAAAGAAGCGGATGTACTCGCCAAATTAATAGATCAACTTTCATTAAAAAATGTAATACTATTCGGTCATAGTGATGGAGGAAGTATTGCATTACTGGCAGCCTCTTTATATCCAAAAAAAATAAAAGGAATTATTACTGAAGGAGCACACGTTTTTGTAGAAAAAGAAACTTTGCAAGGGATAAGAAATGCAAAAGTTGCTTATGAAACTACTAATTTAAAAGAAAAGCTCGCTAGGTATCACGGTGAAAAAACAGAAGATGTATTTAGAATGTGGACAGAAACTTGGCTTTCGCCATCATTCGAGGATTGGAATATAGAAAGTTACTTACCTGCAATTCAATGTCCTTCTCTCATTATTCAAGGAGAAAACGATGAATATGGCTCGATGGATCAAGTTTCGAGTATTGTTCAAAAAACTTCAGGAAAATCTAAATCTCTTATTATACCAAATGTGGGTCACACTCCTCATAAAGAATCAACGGACATTGTACTAAAGAAAACTAAAGATTTTACCCTAAATTTATGA